A region from the Benincasa hispida cultivar B227 chromosome 12, ASM972705v1, whole genome shotgun sequence genome encodes:
- the LOC120068227 gene encoding uncharacterized protein LOC120068227 has product MASHHINPLLPFPPQPISISFPFSHFHYSFNPLMASKPLNPNAHPFLSAPPPFLQPPPPPPPPHIVGYGNFYYPRATSAYFWQFHTYPSVSCYNAWPPVMWPSYQTAVGFSGGDMTDSKNICKADGGFRREFVVSSGPRRDQIKSPPQWVEKKINSGGNEGDGANPVEKTVPCSEITTMMIKNIPNQLKRRDLLQLLDRYCLMMNQQRDSEPDFCVTEYDFVYLPMDFMRSWYEGKVSNLGYAFVNFTSSMAAYKFCAAYHNQKWDVNVNKKICEITEARIQGKQALKNAFKNKIFWCCNDQYLPVMLYPASNGRRRYRRINVGRRIPRLPRKPLKKVQ; this is encoded by the exons ATGGCTTCTCATCATATTAACCCTCTGCTCCCGTTTCCTCCTCAACCCATTTCCATTTCCTTCCCCTTCTCCCATTTTCATTACTCTTTCAACCCTCTCATGGCCTCCAAGCCTTTGAATCCCAATGCTCACCCTTTTCTTTCTGCTCCCCCGCCGTTTCTTCagcctcctcctcctcctcctccgcCTCATATCGTTGGCTATGGAAATTTCTATTACCCACGTGCCACTTCCGCTTACTTTTGGCAGTTTCATACTTATCCCTCTGTTAGCTGCTACAATGCTTGGCCTCCGGTGATGTGGCCGTCGTATCAGACGGCTGTGGGTTTCAGCGGTGGCGATATGACGGATTCGAAGAATATTTGCAAAGCAGACGGTGGGTTCAGACGAGAGTTTGTTGTCTCTAGTGGGCCGCGTAGAGATCAAATCAAATCTCCGCCGCAATGGGTGGAGAAAAAAATCAATAGCGGCGGCAACGAAGGAGACGGTGCAAACCCAGTTGAGAAAACTGTTCCTTGCTCGGAAATCACAACGATGATGATAAAAAATATTCCAAATCAACTCAA GAGGAGAGATCTTCTTCAGTTATTGGACAGATACTGTCTAATGATGAACCAACAGAGGGATTCTGAACCTGATTTCTGTGTTACTGAATATGATTTCGTTTATTTGCCTATGGATTTCAT gAGATCATGGTACGAAGGGAAAGTGTCGAATTTGGGTTATGCATTTGTTAATTTCACTTCATCTATGGCTGCATACAAGTTTTGTGCTGCTTATCACAATCAGAAATGGGATGTTAATGTCAACAAGAAGATTTGTGAGATTACTGAGGCTAGAATTCAG GGCAAGCAAGCGCTAAAGAATGCATTCAAGAACAAAATCTTTTGGTGTTGCAATGATCAATATCTTCCTGTGATGTTATATCCGGCGAGTAATGGTCGGCGTCGATACAGAAGGATTAACGTTGGAAGGCGTATACCTCGTCTTCCTCGTAAGCCGCTTAAGAAAGTTCAGTAG